The Acropora muricata isolate sample 2 chromosome 5, ASM3666990v1, whole genome shotgun sequence genome includes a window with the following:
- the LOC136917196 gene encoding F-box only protein 8-like: protein MGQLHSIVHRRRAVQLESFPDLSEFPPEVAVSVLSHLNATDLCLAACVWQNLANNELLWQSLAKSTWGYVSAYKRKHQGAKLSFRHLYMLLDEGTCLFNFDPHQGMIYFVKHSLLVDSVEEIAKFINCTRALYGPSVREYLDARRDVLQEIVEMQNYEGVFLPVALRQFFSRVHPPEQRGEFLDTLLNKFSVQFCATNPRTPFTPESVFILCHSLILLSVDLSSPHVKNKMTKREFVKNLRGLVHGLETDYLGDLYDNVYLDGHIALKSKKCTPKMAFPFERPYGKIFSHM, encoded by the exons ATGGGCCAACTGCATTCGATCGTTCATCGCAGAAGAGCAGTTCAGCTGGAATCTTTTCCAGACCTGAGTGAATTCCCACCTGAAGTTGCTGTTTCTGTTCTGTCGCACTTAAATGCCACAGATCTCTGTCTAGCTGCTTGCGTTTGGCAGAACCTTGCCAATAATGAGCTGCTGTGGCAAAG CCTTGCAAAGTCCACTTGGGGGTATGTTTCAGCATATAAAAGGAAACACCAG gGTGCTAAGCTTTCTTTTAGACACCTCTACATGCTTTTAGATGAAGGAACTTGTCTGTTCAATTTTGACCCACACCAG GGAATGATCTATTTTGTGAAGCACAGTTTGCTGGTAGACTCTGTTGAAGAAATAGCTAAATTTATTAACTGTACCAGGGCATTATATGGTCCATCAGTGCGGGAGTATCTAGATGCCag AAGAGATGTGTTACAAGAAATTGTGGAGATGCAAAATTACGAAGGAGTCTTTCTTCCAGTGGCCTTAAG GCAATTTTTTTCCCGAGTGCACCCCCCTGAGCAACGTGGAGAATTCTTAGATACTCTCTTGAACAAGTTTTCGGTTCAGTTTTGTGCTACGAATCCCAGAACACCCTTCACACCTG AGAGCGTATTTATTTTATGCCACTCCTTGATTCTCCTTAGTGTGGATCTCAGCAGCCCGCATGTGAAAAACAAGATGACAAAAAGAGAATTTGTGAAGAATCTTCGAGGTCTTGTTCACGGCCTTGAAACAGACTACCTGGGTGATCTCTATGACAACGTGTACCTTGATGGGCATATTGCCCTGAAATCCAAGAAATGCACACCAAAAATGGCGTTTCCTTTTGAAAGGCCCTATGGCAAAATATTTTCGCACATGTAA
- the LOC136917198 gene encoding centrosomal protein of 135 kDa-like isoform X1, which yields MAERKFTTLRKRLDQLGYRQPLGIESVPLVEKIFSDLVHTTESLKNLKLQFGRHEKEKTVYEDNVEPYRSDNAKLVKENNELHLQLIKLREETDQVIRDLKTSVRKLEHENADLKFLNTQYVHKVKALEKENKTKTDRIQDLQERNLHAVVETPGGRRKQIPLRRQRMDIESTVSPARDLLGEKEDLQDPYVADLLSVADTKIEELQEQISSLEAEKSSTERRNKSLRKQVEARDKEIERLNRLLDGGRPVEAVLREGKKDSSERVIAHLNVQVDYLQQANHDLEKQLKDTIDQHVDATKRANEVEARNAELLLELKDIGRMSKRVEEDKERNAVVMRSELEETKALLQNLEYQEGVNRSEMQELRKERQRLMEENERLAVLVDNAEHDVKHVAELLDKSDIEKKRLSERNAQLTVNERELVMDLERLKLAKSVKPKKTRDKSPSKIEALVKTLEKEREYYKDECETLQGMLRKRLMETGSPSSKRKGKGKGKTLGHLESMTQLLQEERDFYKRECELLRNMKERSAMMSPPTRERVSRDSPNETNRLRRERDELQSLVEKFEKHLTEIQENVKTLTQDRDNIQLLYEQATDEIQRLRRQVSQARSPSPSRAASAVLARVEAERDSASAEARRIAIQLNNLEDQVEATKESSLQERRRYEDKVQRLESMLEKVEADRNELHSRVTSLRNMVSSLEDQLKQTSAQLSTAKDSTLELEAHVNKVKLTADQAQRTAEDMERRLSRRAGELQASEEKCSQLQRKLEEIEKRKSEQSMEAAEMKATVKSLDRERDDLQQQVDEKTEEIMNLEAKRIQLEKAESELKMNMEDVEARLSHTLEQGSLKDREIKSLRRQLDSRDDELAEMTRGREVALKENRRLQTDLNTMTEEHQAIHQQLQEALEEQESLKIQTAEYARQVARVEELLAQKDLEKEEILEQYQMLTGETERLASESKMSAGKVASFHKELVQKQRSELELGDKIRRLETEIEQYSASHEAYEIQVTGLTRSLAQMEEQLRLANEDRENMMQDLTAVRELCMKLDQTRESLSRQLTAKSLDHDQLRDLLDDAKTETETLRHKVFTEKETVRSLEGVLAKQREKEFMGKKSLETTIEEVDRLKDRLSKTDQEKTYQRQEVDTLRKASSRLEDEVSILKKQLANEKFERERLLQETSRRGRDFTGSGSRESSTSRYSRNTDQRLHASFSSGEFGRLKPKDMSSPLVSDHNDSGRRVISPIRRRSDDDDFSDAS from the exons ATGGCGGAGAGAAAATTTACTACGCTCAGAAAACGTTTAGATCAGCTTGGTTACAGACAACCTCTTGGAATCGAATCGGTTCCCCTTGTTGAGAAGATATTCAGCGATCTTGTTCATACTACAGAAAGCTTGAAAAATCTTAAATTGCAATTTGGTAGACACGAGAAGGAGAAGACAGTTTACGAGGATAATGTTGAACCTTATAGGAGTGATAATGCGAAGcttgtcaaagaaaataacGAGCTGCATCTTCAGCTCATAAAACTACGCGAAGAAACTGACCAAGTAATTAGAGACCTCAAGACAAGTGTTCGAAAATTAGAGCACGAAAATGCAGATCTTAAATTTCTTAATACTCAATATGTACATAAAGTCAAGGCTTTGGAAAaggagaacaaaacaaaaactgacagAATTCAAGATTTGCAAGAGCGGAATCTGCATGCGGTCGTGGAAACTCCGGGTGGGCGAAGGAAACAGATTCCTCTTCGTCGACAACGCATGGATATTGAAAGCACAGTTTCTCCAGCTCGCGATTTATTGGGCGAGAAAGAAGATTTGCAAGATCCTTACGTCGCAGACTTGTTGAGTGTGGCTGATACAAAAATAGAAGAATTACAGGAGCAAATCTCGAGTCTTGAAGCTGAAAAGTCAAGCACAGAGAGGCGAAACAAAAGTCTGCGAAAGCAG GTAGAAGCTCGAGATAAAGAAATTGAGAGACTGAACAGGCTCTTGGATGGTGGTCGTCCTGTGGAAGCAGTCCTCAGGGAGGGCAAGAAAGACAGTAGTGAAAGAGTTATTGCACACCTTAATGTTCAG GTTGATTACCTACAACAAGCCAATCATGATTTAGAAAAGCAATTAAAGGACACTATAGACCAGCATGTTGATGCCACTAAACGAGCCAATGAGGTCGAAGCTAGAAATGCAGAACTTCTCCTTGAGCTCAAAGATATCGGCAGGATGTCTAAAAGAGTTGAAGAGGACAAGGAGAGAAATGCTGTTGTTATGAGATCAGAGTTAGAAGAGACAAAG GCTCTTCTTCAAAATTTAGAATACCAAGAAGGTGTTAATAGATCAGAGATGCAAGAACTAAGAAAG GAGCGCCAAAGGCTTATGGAAGAAAATGAACGCCTGGCAGTATTGGTGGATAACGCTGAACATGACGTCAAACATGTTGCAGAACTACTGGACAAATCAGACATAGAAAAGAAACGCCTTTCAGAGAGAAACGCACAGCTTACCGTCAACG AGCGTGAGCTTGTCATGGATCTCGAGAGACTCAAATTAGCGAAATCTGTTAAGCCCAAGAAAACTCGCGATAAG TCACCGTCTAAGATTGAGGCGCTTGTAAAAACGTTGGAAAAGGAGAGAGAGTATTACAAAGATGAATGTGAAACACTACAGGGCATGTTAAGGAAACGGCTCATGGAAACAGGTTCCCCATCGAGCAAGAGGAAAGGAAAAGGTAAAGGGAAG ACGCTGGGTCACCTGGAAAGTATGACTCAGCTGTTGCAAGAGGAAAGAGATTTCTATAAACGAGAATGCGAGTTGCTGAGAAACATGAAGGAAAGAAGCGCCATGATGTCGCCGCCAACAAGAGAAAGG GTGTCACGTGACAGCCCAAATGAAACAAATCGTTTGAGAAGGGAAAGAGACGAACTACAATCTCTTGTGGAGAAATTTGAAAAGCATCTGACAGAG ATTCAAGAGAATGTCAAGACATTAACTCAAGACAGAGACAACATTCAGCTTCTGTATGAACAAGCTACTGATGAAATCCAGAGATTAAGAAGACAAGTGTCTCAAGCCCGGTCCCCTTCTCCTTCACGAGCAGCCTCGGCAGTCTTGGCGCGAGTGGAGGCTGAGAGAGACTCAGCATCAGCGGAGGCTAGGAGAATCGCCATACAGCTCAATAACTTGGAGGATCAAGTCGAG GCAACAAAGGAAAGTAGTCTCCAAGAGCGAAGACGGTACGAGGACAAAGTACAACGACTGGAGTCCATGTTGGAAAAG GTTGAAGCCGATAGAAACGAGCTTCACTCCCGAGTGACGTCACTTAGGAACATGGTATCGAGTCTGGAAGATCAATTGAAACAGACTTCAGCCCAGCTCTCCACGGCGAAGGATTCGACCTTGGAACTTGAAGCCCATGTTAACAAAGTAAAACTAACCGCTGATCAAGCACAACGCACAGCAGAGGACATGGAAAGGAGGCTGAGTAGACGAGCCGGTGAACTTCAAGCGTCTGAAGAGAAGTGTTctcaactgcaacgaaaacttg AGGAAATTGAAAAGAGGAAGAGTGAGCAGAGCATGGAAGCTGCTGAAATGAAAGCAACAGTAAAATCACTGGACCGCGAGCGAGACGATCTCCAGCAACAAGTGGACGAGAAAACGGAGGAAATCATGAACCTGGAAGCAAAAAGAATACAACTG GAAAAAGCCGAAAGTGAGCTTAAGATGAATATGGAGGACGTGGAAGCAAGACTAAG TCACACATTAGAACAAGGAAGTCTGAAGGACAGAGAAATAAAGAGTTTGAGACGTCAGTTGGATTCACGAGATGACGAATTAGCAGAGATGACCCGAGGAAGAGAAGTGGCTCTGAAAGAAAATAGGCGACTACAAACAGACCTCAACACAATGACAGAGGAGCATCAG GCAATCCATCAACAGCTACAGGAAGCTTTGGAAGAACAAGAAAGTCTGAAAATACAGACAGCGGAATATGCCAGACAAGTTGCTCGAGTCGAGGAGCTCTTGGCACAAAAG GATCTGGAAAAAGAAGAGATACTGGAACAGTACCAAATGCTGACGGGAGAAACGGAGCGACTCGCCAGCGAATCCAAGATGTCTGCTGGAAAAGTGGCCAGCTTTCACAAGGAGCTTGTACAGAAGCAGCGATCAGAGTTGGAACTCGGCGATAAAATCAGAAGGTTGGAAACGGAGATTGAACAG TATAGCGCATCACACGAGGCCTATGAGATTCAAGTCACGGGTTTAACAAGGTCACTTGCGCAGATGGAAGAACAGTTAAGACTAGCCAATGAAGATAGG GAAAATATGATGCAAGATCTGACGGCCGTGAGGGAACTATGCATGAAGTTGGATCAGACACGCGAATCACTGTCGAGGCAACTTACGGCGAAATCATTGGATCATGATCAG CTGCGTGATTTACTCGACGATGCAAAGACAGAAACCGAAACCTTGCGGCATAAG GTGTTTACAGAGAAAGAAACTGTAAGAAGTCTAGAGGGGGTGCTGGCTaaacaaagagaaaaggaaTTTATGGGAAAGAAGTCACTCGAAACCACGATCGAAGAAGTGGATAGATTGAAAGATCGGCTATCGAAAACAGACCAAGAGAA AACTTACCAGCGTCAAGAAGTTGATACATTACGCAAAGCCTCCAGCAGACTCGAAGATGAAGTATCCATACTAAAGAAGCAACTAGcaaatgaaaagtttgaaaG AGAAAGACTGCTACAAGAAACGAGCAGAAGAGGCAGAGACTTCACAGGATCCGGCTCAA GGGAGTCATCAACAAGCCGATATTCTCGCAACACGGACCAGAGACTGCACGCATCATTCAGCAGTGGTGAATTCGGGAGGTTGaagccaaaagacatgtcaTCACCTCTGGTGTCTGATCACAACGATTCTGGCAGAAGAGTCATTTCGCCCATAAGGAGACGAAGTGATGATGAT GATTTCTCAGATGCAAGTTGA
- the LOC136917198 gene encoding centrosomal protein of 135 kDa-like isoform X2 gives MAERKFTTLRKRLDQLGYRQPLGIESVPLVEKIFSDLVHTTESLKNLKLQFGRHEKEKTVYEDNVEPYRSDNAKLVKENNELHLQLIKLREETDQVIRDLKTSVRKLEHENADLKFLNTQYVHKVKALEKENKTKTDRIQDLQERNLHAVVETPGGRRKQIPLRRQRMDIESTVSPARDLLGEKEDLQDPYVADLLSVADTKIEELQEQISSLEAEKSSTERRNKSLRKQVEARDKEIERLNRLLDGGRPVEAVLREGKKDSSERVIAHLNVQVDYLQQANHDLEKQLKDTIDQHVDATKRANEVEARNAELLLELKDIGRMSKRVEEDKERNAVVMRSELEETKALLQNLEYQEGVNRSEMQELRKERQRLMEENERLAVLVDNAEHDVKHVAELLDKSDIEKKRLSERNAQLTVNERELVMDLERLKLAKSVKPKKTRDKSPSKIEALVKTLEKEREYYKDECETLQGMLRKRLMETGSPSSKRKGKGKGKTLGHLESMTQLLQEERDFYKRECELLRNMKERSAMMSPPTRERVSRDSPNETNRLRRERDELQSLVEKFEKHLTEIQENVKTLTQDRDNIQLLYEQATDEIQRLRRQVSQARSPSPSRAASAVLARVEAERDSASAEARRIAIQLNNLEDQVEATKESSLQERRRYEDKVQRLESMLEKVEADRNELHSRVTSLRNMVSSLEDQLKQTSAQLSTAKDSTLELEAHVNKVKLTADQAQRTAEDMERRLSRRAGELQASEEKCSQLQRKLEEIEKRKSEQSMEAAEMKATVKSLDRERDDLQQQVDEKTEEIMNLEAKRIQLEKAESELKMNMEDVEARLSHTLEQGSLKDREIKSLRRQLDSRDDELAEMTRGREVALKENRRLQTDLNTMTEEHQAIHQQLQEALEEQESLKIQTAEYARQVARVEELLAQKDLEKEEILEQYQMLTGETERLASESKMSAGKVASFHKELVQKQRSELELGDKIRRLETEIEQVGAFLANKRQQITGRDDMHRHKSSLGFRR, from the exons ATGGCGGAGAGAAAATTTACTACGCTCAGAAAACGTTTAGATCAGCTTGGTTACAGACAACCTCTTGGAATCGAATCGGTTCCCCTTGTTGAGAAGATATTCAGCGATCTTGTTCATACTACAGAAAGCTTGAAAAATCTTAAATTGCAATTTGGTAGACACGAGAAGGAGAAGACAGTTTACGAGGATAATGTTGAACCTTATAGGAGTGATAATGCGAAGcttgtcaaagaaaataacGAGCTGCATCTTCAGCTCATAAAACTACGCGAAGAAACTGACCAAGTAATTAGAGACCTCAAGACAAGTGTTCGAAAATTAGAGCACGAAAATGCAGATCTTAAATTTCTTAATACTCAATATGTACATAAAGTCAAGGCTTTGGAAAaggagaacaaaacaaaaactgacagAATTCAAGATTTGCAAGAGCGGAATCTGCATGCGGTCGTGGAAACTCCGGGTGGGCGAAGGAAACAGATTCCTCTTCGTCGACAACGCATGGATATTGAAAGCACAGTTTCTCCAGCTCGCGATTTATTGGGCGAGAAAGAAGATTTGCAAGATCCTTACGTCGCAGACTTGTTGAGTGTGGCTGATACAAAAATAGAAGAATTACAGGAGCAAATCTCGAGTCTTGAAGCTGAAAAGTCAAGCACAGAGAGGCGAAACAAAAGTCTGCGAAAGCAG GTAGAAGCTCGAGATAAAGAAATTGAGAGACTGAACAGGCTCTTGGATGGTGGTCGTCCTGTGGAAGCAGTCCTCAGGGAGGGCAAGAAAGACAGTAGTGAAAGAGTTATTGCACACCTTAATGTTCAG GTTGATTACCTACAACAAGCCAATCATGATTTAGAAAAGCAATTAAAGGACACTATAGACCAGCATGTTGATGCCACTAAACGAGCCAATGAGGTCGAAGCTAGAAATGCAGAACTTCTCCTTGAGCTCAAAGATATCGGCAGGATGTCTAAAAGAGTTGAAGAGGACAAGGAGAGAAATGCTGTTGTTATGAGATCAGAGTTAGAAGAGACAAAG GCTCTTCTTCAAAATTTAGAATACCAAGAAGGTGTTAATAGATCAGAGATGCAAGAACTAAGAAAG GAGCGCCAAAGGCTTATGGAAGAAAATGAACGCCTGGCAGTATTGGTGGATAACGCTGAACATGACGTCAAACATGTTGCAGAACTACTGGACAAATCAGACATAGAAAAGAAACGCCTTTCAGAGAGAAACGCACAGCTTACCGTCAACG AGCGTGAGCTTGTCATGGATCTCGAGAGACTCAAATTAGCGAAATCTGTTAAGCCCAAGAAAACTCGCGATAAG TCACCGTCTAAGATTGAGGCGCTTGTAAAAACGTTGGAAAAGGAGAGAGAGTATTACAAAGATGAATGTGAAACACTACAGGGCATGTTAAGGAAACGGCTCATGGAAACAGGTTCCCCATCGAGCAAGAGGAAAGGAAAAGGTAAAGGGAAG ACGCTGGGTCACCTGGAAAGTATGACTCAGCTGTTGCAAGAGGAAAGAGATTTCTATAAACGAGAATGCGAGTTGCTGAGAAACATGAAGGAAAGAAGCGCCATGATGTCGCCGCCAACAAGAGAAAGG GTGTCACGTGACAGCCCAAATGAAACAAATCGTTTGAGAAGGGAAAGAGACGAACTACAATCTCTTGTGGAGAAATTTGAAAAGCATCTGACAGAG ATTCAAGAGAATGTCAAGACATTAACTCAAGACAGAGACAACATTCAGCTTCTGTATGAACAAGCTACTGATGAAATCCAGAGATTAAGAAGACAAGTGTCTCAAGCCCGGTCCCCTTCTCCTTCACGAGCAGCCTCGGCAGTCTTGGCGCGAGTGGAGGCTGAGAGAGACTCAGCATCAGCGGAGGCTAGGAGAATCGCCATACAGCTCAATAACTTGGAGGATCAAGTCGAG GCAACAAAGGAAAGTAGTCTCCAAGAGCGAAGACGGTACGAGGACAAAGTACAACGACTGGAGTCCATGTTGGAAAAG GTTGAAGCCGATAGAAACGAGCTTCACTCCCGAGTGACGTCACTTAGGAACATGGTATCGAGTCTGGAAGATCAATTGAAACAGACTTCAGCCCAGCTCTCCACGGCGAAGGATTCGACCTTGGAACTTGAAGCCCATGTTAACAAAGTAAAACTAACCGCTGATCAAGCACAACGCACAGCAGAGGACATGGAAAGGAGGCTGAGTAGACGAGCCGGTGAACTTCAAGCGTCTGAAGAGAAGTGTTctcaactgcaacgaaaacttg AGGAAATTGAAAAGAGGAAGAGTGAGCAGAGCATGGAAGCTGCTGAAATGAAAGCAACAGTAAAATCACTGGACCGCGAGCGAGACGATCTCCAGCAACAAGTGGACGAGAAAACGGAGGAAATCATGAACCTGGAAGCAAAAAGAATACAACTG GAAAAAGCCGAAAGTGAGCTTAAGATGAATATGGAGGACGTGGAAGCAAGACTAAG TCACACATTAGAACAAGGAAGTCTGAAGGACAGAGAAATAAAGAGTTTGAGACGTCAGTTGGATTCACGAGATGACGAATTAGCAGAGATGACCCGAGGAAGAGAAGTGGCTCTGAAAGAAAATAGGCGACTACAAACAGACCTCAACACAATGACAGAGGAGCATCAG GCAATCCATCAACAGCTACAGGAAGCTTTGGAAGAACAAGAAAGTCTGAAAATACAGACAGCGGAATATGCCAGACAAGTTGCTCGAGTCGAGGAGCTCTTGGCACAAAAG GATCTGGAAAAAGAAGAGATACTGGAACAGTACCAAATGCTGACGGGAGAAACGGAGCGACTCGCCAGCGAATCCAAGATGTCTGCTGGAAAAGTGGCCAGCTTTCACAAGGAGCTTGTACAGAAGCAGCGATCAGAGTTGGAACTCGGCGATAAAATCAGAAGGTTGGAAACGGAGATTGAACAG GTAGGAGCATTTCTTGCAAATAAACGTCAACAGATCACTGGGCGTGATGATATGCATCGACATAAATCTTCTCTAGGATTTCGTAGATAA